ACGCTTGCATGGGAGGATGGTCAGCGGGCCAACCAGAGCTGTCCGGGTGCTCGCTGATGTTGGCAATCCTGACTGTTTTCGCGGTGCGCGTGATGGTTCCCAGGACCCCCACCCCGGATGGGGGTTTCCCGATCTTGTCGGCTACCTTGGGACTTACCCCGATTTGGAGGAACTCAATGAGTGCCCCGTCGCGTCCGATGACGCCGAGGGCACCGTACTTCGCACCCGAAACTTGCATCCCTGTTTCGATGACCTGGCGTAATAGCTCCGTAAGATCAGTATGCGACATTGCAGCGGCGGCGCCCCTGACGAGGTTGAAAAACTTTTCCTGGCGGAGGAATTCCTGTGGCATGGGTACAGGATACTCCGCTTGTTCCTGGGGCCCCCATCGGTGTTTGCCCTAGGGGCATTTGGCCCTGTGGGATTTGGCAACGCAGGGAGTAGCCTGAACCCATGACAGAGAAACCGCCAGTTCGGGTGCTACT
This window of the Acidobacteriota bacterium genome carries:
- a CDS encoding GAF domain-containing protein yields the protein MPQEFLRQEKFFNLVRGAAAAMSHTDLTELLRQVIETGMQVSGAKYGALGVIGRDGALIEFLQIGVSPKVADKIGKPPSGVGVLGTITRTAKTVRIANISEHPDSSGWPADHPPMQAFLGVPIRAGSQVFGNLYLTEKDGGFTEEDQVLVEGLAVIAGSAVNTSRMQRRIRHLALIEDRERIARDIHDSI